Proteins from a genomic interval of Sinobacterium caligoides:
- a CDS encoding GMC family oxidoreductase, translating to MSQEYDYIIVGAGSAGCALANRLSANIDNRVLLLEAGGKDRSPMISMPLGFAFLMKDPANNWCYLSDPEPEMHQRQMEQPRGKVLGGSSSINGMVYIRGHRNDYNNWANNGCVGWSYDDVLPYFKRSEHNVNGANEYHGSGGPLWVDNPVNKYPLGELYIKAGMAVGMGYTEDFNGATLEGMGRYQVNIKNGKRQSTAATYLKQAKGRSNLTVITHALTDKIVFTGKRASAVNYTVKGKGFNASARKEIILCSGTINSPQLLELSGIGNSQLLKRHGISPVYHSPGVGENMQDHLTVNIEQKLKDVVTFYEETRPLAFIKNLFSYFIKGRGLFAHPASEVGAFFKTDENKPHANAQIHFAPAASEKDKKGNLITVPGTTATVCITQPSSVGSVHIRDHKPTTYPSIKFNYLQTEQDRTDIVAAIKRAREIFLSPVLDAHREEEILPGAQCDSDEDILEYARSAGNSVYHPVGTCKMGVDEMAVVDPELRVYGVEGLRVADASIMPHILSGNTNATCVMIAEKCADFILKPNNSRSPLDYRVTTECHEPA from the coding sequence ATGTCGCAAGAATATGACTATATCATTGTCGGCGCTGGCTCCGCCGGTTGCGCCCTCGCCAACAGGCTATCGGCAAACATCGACAATCGAGTCCTGTTACTTGAGGCTGGAGGTAAAGACCGCAGTCCTATGATTAGTATGCCTTTAGGGTTTGCCTTTCTAATGAAAGACCCTGCTAATAATTGGTGCTATCTCAGTGACCCCGAGCCGGAGATGCATCAGCGCCAGATGGAGCAGCCACGCGGTAAAGTCTTAGGTGGCTCAAGTTCTATCAATGGCATGGTCTATATTCGCGGTCATCGCAATGACTACAACAACTGGGCTAACAATGGCTGCGTTGGCTGGAGTTATGACGACGTTCTGCCTTATTTCAAGCGTAGCGAGCATAATGTCAACGGTGCTAACGAGTACCATGGCAGCGGCGGCCCTCTCTGGGTCGACAACCCCGTCAATAAATACCCTCTAGGTGAACTCTACATCAAAGCCGGCATGGCTGTCGGTATGGGTTATACCGAAGATTTCAACGGTGCCACGCTTGAGGGCATGGGTAGATACCAAGTCAACATAAAAAACGGTAAGCGACAAAGTACCGCTGCGACCTACCTGAAGCAAGCTAAAGGGCGCTCTAACTTAACCGTTATCACTCATGCTTTAACAGATAAAATTGTCTTTACTGGCAAGCGCGCCAGCGCTGTCAACTACACCGTTAAAGGCAAAGGATTCAACGCCAGTGCACGCAAAGAAATCATTCTATGCAGCGGCACGATTAACTCGCCACAGTTACTTGAGTTATCCGGAATCGGCAATAGCCAATTGCTAAAGCGCCACGGCATCAGTCCTGTTTATCATAGCCCTGGTGTCGGTGAAAATATGCAGGATCACCTAACTGTTAATATCGAGCAGAAACTAAAAGATGTCGTTACTTTTTACGAAGAGACAAGGCCCCTGGCCTTCATCAAAAACCTATTTAGCTACTTCATTAAAGGCCGCGGGCTGTTTGCTCACCCGGCCTCTGAGGTCGGTGCCTTTTTTAAGACCGACGAAAATAAACCACACGCCAACGCACAAATCCACTTTGCACCTGCCGCCAGCGAGAAAGACAAGAAAGGCAACTTAATCACCGTCCCCGGCACAACTGCGACCGTCTGCATCACTCAACCATCAAGTGTTGGGTCGGTGCATATTCGTGACCACAAGCCTACAACCTACCCTAGCATTAAGTTTAATTATCTACAGACAGAGCAGGATCGCACCGACATCGTCGCGGCAATAAAGCGGGCTCGTGAAATATTCCTTTCCCCCGTACTTGACGCCCACCGCGAAGAGGAGATTCTACCAGGAGCCCAGTGCGACAGCGACGAAGATATCCTGGAGTACGCGCGCAGCGCCGGCAATTCGGTCTACCACCCTGTAGGGACCTGCAAAATGGGGGTCGATGAAATGGCTGTTGTCGACCCTGAGCTACGAGTATACGGTGTCGAGGGATTACGCGTCGCCGATGCCTCTATCATGCCTCACATATTGTCCGGCAACACCAATGCTACATGCGTAATGATCGCCGAGAAATGTGCCGACTTCATATTAAAGCCCAACAATAGCCGCAGCCCATTAGACTATAGGGTCACTACAGAATGTCACGAGCCTGCCTAG
- a CDS encoding DUF6942 family protein, whose product MLDHSIAPQPTCDFGDKTADIRLYIANAPKIDLCKDGHSLRAISPNEITNIVSLTGNHWRKIFNIYAKLLYQLDSQHFDSWQDLRERQLLQQGSRQQLFCAHKKLQPYAKLEIVCGKQYARQLIDDAQLNWLDNDFAQHKQRPLIVTPYFDYRQLSNTKIEYLSQLISISG is encoded by the coding sequence ATGCTTGATCACAGCATTGCACCACAACCCACCTGCGACTTTGGCGATAAAACGGCCGATATTCGTCTCTACATCGCCAATGCGCCAAAAATTGACCTCTGTAAAGATGGCCATTCACTAAGGGCTATATCTCCTAACGAGATTACCAACATCGTCAGCTTGACGGGCAATCATTGGCGAAAGATTTTCAATATATATGCCAAACTACTTTATCAACTCGATAGCCAACACTTTGATAGCTGGCAAGATTTACGTGAAAGACAACTATTACAGCAGGGCAGTCGCCAGCAGTTATTCTGCGCGCATAAAAAGCTGCAGCCATATGCCAAGCTAGAAATTGTCTGCGGTAAACAGTACGCTCGGCAGCTCATCGATGACGCACAGCTGAACTGGCTAGACAATGATTTCGCCCAGCACAAACAACGCCCACTCATCGTCACCCCCTACTTCGATTACAGGCAGCTCAGCAACACTAAAATTGAGTACTTGAGCCAGCTAATAAGTATCTCCGGATAA